From the genome of Pelosinus fermentans DSM 17108:
TTGAAGAAGTAAAAAAATTATATCCAGAGGGCTTAATTCCCTATACAGAGAATACAATTACGGATTTCGATATTTTAAATAATCACTTATCAACAATTAGAAAAGAGCATATTGCTAAAGAATACGAAGAAATCACCAAGGGACTATGTTGCTATGCTGTGCCTTTGGAGTCCAACGGCAATATAATTGCTGCCCTAAGCGTTAGTATTCCTAAATTCCGGGCGACTAAAGAAAAATTAAATTCTGTAACCGAATTGTTATTAAGTGCCCGCAGACAGTTCGGGAATGTTAATTTCAAATAAAAAAATTTGTAAAACGAACTTTAAAAAAAATACCCTATAGAGTAGACAATAAAAACGTCTACTCTATAGGGGAGAATTATGTATAAATTACAAGAACCACCATATTGACAAATTGAAATATATGTTATATGATCAAAATTGAATATAATCATATAACACATATTTCAATCAGCTAACATACAGTATAGTAATTGACGGAATAGGATTGCTGGCAAGGAGGTAGAAAACATTGAATTTAACACGGGTATTAAAAGCATTAGGTGATGAAACTAGACTTAGCATTGTGAGTTTATTGCGAGTTGAAAATTTGTGTGTATGCGAAATTGAAGCCATAATGCAAAGCAGTCAGTCCAACGTGTCTAGGCATCTGGCTAAACTTCGTGACGCAGGGATTATCTATAGCGAGAAAAAAGCACAGTGGGTATACTATGGCATAAACAAAGATATCATTAAAAAATATTCATTTATCAGAACATTATTAGAGGAAGATCTTGCCAATCATCCCCAATATCAACATGATATAGAGAAGCTTAAAATCTATCGGGAACAAAACGATGAATGCGGGGCTTTAGAAAATACAGGTGCTTAACACCTTCTTATTAAAGAGTACATGCATATATTCGCATATAAGGATATGCGAATAACATAAGGTAATCAAATTACTAAAATAAGGGGAGATAGAAATGAGTAAAATTGAAATTTTTGATCCAGCAATGTGTTGTGCAACAGGAATCTGTGGACCAGGGATTGATCAAGAGCTTTTAAGGGTGGCTACAACTATCAATACTCTCACTAAAAAGGGGATCACAGTCATCCGTTATGGTCTTTCTGCTGAACCTCAAGCTTTTATAGATCATAAGAAGGTAAATGAGTATTTAATGAAAGAGGAAGTAGAAGTCTTACCCATTACAGTAGTCGATGGAGAAGTAGTTAAGACTAGAGAATATCCGACACAAGCTGAATTTGCTAAATGGGCGGGTCTGCCTATAGAAGAATTAGCAAGCATAGTTCTTGAAAAACAACAAGGATGTTGTTGTGATGAAGGTGGATGCTGCTAAAAAAAACTAGGAGGAACTACATGTATAAAATATTTAATCCTGACACTATAAATCTGACGAAGTATTTATTTTTCACAGGCAAAGGGGGCGTTGGAAAAACGTCAACTGCTTGTGCAACTGCCATTACTTTAGCAGATCAAGGGAAAAAAGTATTGTTAGTCAGTACCGATCCTGCATCCAACCTGCAAGATGTTTTTGGTATTGATCTGGATAGTAAAGGTACTCCCATTCAAGAAGTACCTAATCTTGTAGTAGCAAATCTAAATCCGGAAGAAGCCGCCAAGACATATAAAGAATCAGTAATCGCACCCTATAAAGGCAAATTGCCACCCAGTGTTATAAAGAATATGGAGGAACAGCTTTCAGGATCATGTACTGTGGAGATTGCGGCTTTTAATGAATTTTCTAACTTTATAACAGATGAAAAAATACAAACAGAATATGATCATATAGCATTTGATACAGCGCCAACAGGCCATACCTTGCGAATGCTGCAGCTGCCATCCGCGTGGAGCAATTTTATTAGTGAAAGTACGCATGGGGCATCTTGTTTAGGTCAATTATCGGGACTGGAAAGTAAGAAAGAAGTATACAAGAATGCTGTTAATACCCTAGCCGATGGGGCAAAGACAACACTCATCTTACTGGCTAGACCTGAATATTCTCCCCTGCAGGAAGCGGAAAGAGCTTCTAAGGAACTACAAGACTTAGGGGTTAATAATCAGCTATTAGTTGTAAATGGTGTATTGGAGCTAGATGTTGAAAATGATGAAGTGGCAGAACAATTATATGCGAAACAACAAGGAGCATTAGAAAATATATCGGAACATTTACAAGGAATCCAAACCTATCAGATTCCACTGCGGGCCTATAATATCACAGGAATCAAAAATATAAGAATGCTATTAAAAGAAGATTATTTAGAAACGCAAAGCTATAAGTTAAATAAAGAAGAGTTGCCAAAAGTTAAAGAGTTAATTGAAGATCTCTACCGATCACAAAAAAGAGTGATTTTCACTATGGGCAAAGGTGGAGTAGGAAAGACAACGTTAGCAGCGGCTATTGCCATTGGTCTTGCTGCAAAAGGTATAAAAGTCCACTTAACCACTACGGATCCAGCAGATCATCTGAAATTTGTCGTAGAAGAAGGCCATGGAATTAGGTTAAGTAAGATTGATGAGAAAGAAGAACTTCGTAATTATACAGAAACCGTTTTGGCAAAGGCAAGAGAGACGATGAAAGAAGAAGATATTGCTTATGTGGAAGAGGATCTTCGTTCTCCCTGCACACAGGAGATAGCTGTATTCCGTGCTTTTGCTGAGATTGTCGATAAGGCTGATGATGAGGTAGTAGTGATTGATACAGCACCTACAGGTCACACGTTATTACTATTAGATGCCACACAAAGTTATCATAAGGAAATACAAAAATCTCATGGAGATATACCAGAATCAGTAAAGAAGCTGCTGCCTAGATTACGAGATAAAAAAGAAACAGAAGTGGTCATTGTAACTCTTCCAGAAGCGACTCCTGTATATGAAGCCATGAGGTTACAAGACGATTTAAAAAGAGCAGGGATTCATAATAAATGGTGGGTTATTAATGCAAGCTTGTTAATGACGAATACACAAAGCCCATTGTTAAAAACAAAATCCTTGCATGAGATTCCTTGGATCAATAAAGTGGATGAAATCGCACAAGGGAACTTTGCAGTAATACCATGGAAAGCAGAAGAAATAAAAGGCGAAAAGTTAGCAGAATTAATCACATGATATTCTTATCATTTTAAAATTTCTACTCCCCGTGTCCCTAGTTGTGAAGAAAGCTTATTCGCCTTTAAAATTTGCCGGGCGTTTTTCTAAAAATGCAGTAATCGCTTCTTCATAATCATGGCTGTCATAAACCTTACGCCGCATCCCCTGTACTCGTTCAAAAGCGGATGGAGTGATGGCATATGCTTTTGATAAAACACGGAACTGTTCTTTAATTACCGCAATCGATAACATCGACCGGGTGCTGATTGTCGCAGCTAAATTTAATGTAAAAGAGAGAAGTTCTTCTTCTGCAACTAAATGATTGATAATGCCTACGTTTAAAGCCCGTTCCGCAGGTACTAATTCAGCAGTAAAAAACATCTCCTTAGCAATATTAATCGGTAAACGATTCATAAAATGTAAAATACCTGTAGAATTATAGGGAACTCCAAGCTTAGCAGGAGTCATGGCAAAATTAGCCGTCTTATCGGCAATCACCATATCACAAGTCATTATTAAGTCACAAGCACCACCCCAGACACTGCCGTGTACCATTGCAATAACCGGACCCGGGTATTCTTCCACAGCTCGTAAAAGTACCTCAAGTGAATCATAATAACTTAAAGGATCTCGCATTTTTGACGGTAATTCTTTAACATCATGACCTGCTGACCATACCTTAGACCCCTCCGGAGCACGCAAAATAATGATATGGATCTTCTGTTTTTGAAAATTATCAAGTGCTTCAATAATATCATCGACGAGCTGGGCACTTAATGCATTTAGTTTCTGGGTATTATTTAGCGTAATAATACCCACTTTTTCTGAAAATTCTACCTTGACTAATGACATAATTAATCCTCCTAAATAAGTAAAAATTATAAAATGATTGTATTACTCAGTTGCGATAGGGTTTTAGAAGCCTGATCAATAGTGATATGGCAGCTATACATTCTTCTTAAAGAAATCTTTGCTTCTCGACCTGGGAATAAGGCACCACAGTGGAGTACATCGTCTCCTTTTGAATGTATTAAAAATACAATATACTGAATACTAGATGTATTTTTATCTTTATTATATTCCTGCTATGAAAATAATTGAAATATTGAATAATCATGATATGATAACTATAGGTTATGATTATAATGAGTTTGACATGCCATCTTTACAGAATTATTATTCACTGTTATAATTTAGTAAAAATAGAATTATGGAAATTTTATAAATATGGCAGAAGTCATATTCTAACTTTTAGTAGTAAAACACATAAATATATAGATCTAAAATTGTGGTATGAAACCATTGGGGAGAAAGTTCACCCCGGTTTTCTGCTACATTTTTTTTGCAAAAAATTAAAAAAGGAAGAAATTACGAAGCTTTGGCGTTTGAAAAGCACCTTAATGGTGCTTGAAAAGGAGGTGAATGGCTCGGGAGTTTCTACTATTGCATGTAAGGCAATGGATCACGTAAAAGGAAAAAATGTTTGGAGGAAAGTATGAAGAACAAAAGAATTTTAGCGTTGTGTTTAATAGTAACTTTCTTATTTACATTAGTTGGCTGTGGTAAAGCAGATAAGACTGACGCGGGTACGGCGGCAAAAGACAGTGTCGTAATTGCCATGGATGCCGAATCAGAGCCTGCTGCCGGATTCGATCCGATTATGGGTTGGGCTGCCGGTGAGCATACACACGATCCTTTAATTCAAAGTACCTTATTAATTACAAAAGATGATATTACTATTGGATATGACCTGGCAAAAGAGTATACGATTTCGCCGGATGGTCTCACATGGACTTTTAAAATTCGTTCGGATGTAAAATTTACGGATGGTGTGCCGCTTACTGCAAAAGACGTGGCTTTTACCTATAATAATGCTATGAAGCAGGCCACTGAGACCGATTTGTCTATGCTAAAATCGGTGGAAGCCATTGATGATACGACTGCGGTTTTTCATTTTAATACACCTTATTCAGCGTTTGCTTATACGGCTGCTGTTGTTGGTATTGTTCCCGAACATGCTTATCATGCTGCGACCTATGGTAAAAATCCGATTGGTTCCGGCCGGTATATTCTGAAGCAATGGGATAAAGGCCAGCAGGTAATTTTAGAAGCCAATCCTAATTACTATGGTGAAAAACCAAAAATGAAGAAAGTTTCAATTGTCTTTATGTCGGAAGATGCTTCTTATGCGGCGGCTCAAGGCGGACAAGTAGATGTGGCCTATACAGCTCCGTCTTATACCGTTAATCCGATAAAAGGATATAATATCCTTGCATTCAATACCGAAGATATTCGCGGACTGAATCTCCCTGCTGTTCCTGCAGGGAATAAGACACCTGCTAAGAGAAATGGAGAAACCTATCCTGCCGGCAATAACGTTACTTCCCATCTAGCAATTCGCCAGGCAATTGCCTGCGCTATTGACCGGGAGGCCATCGTAAAGAATGTTCTAAACGGCTATGGCTCAGTGGCTTATAGTGACAGCGTTAATGAACCTTGGGAAAATGAGGCCATGAAAGTAGCGTATGATCCCGCAAAAGCAAAAACCATTTTAGAAGCAGACGGCTGGAGATTAAATGCAGAAGGTATTTATGAAAAACAGGGCTTAAAAGCCGAGTTTGATCTTCTCTATATTTCATCAAACTCCGTTCGAACTGGAATTGCAATGGCTGTGAAAGAAATGCTAAAACCAGTAGGGATAAAAGTAAATCCGATGGGCTCAAGCTGGGATCAGATTGCAACTTTATGTTATGCCACGCCCCATGTTTTTGGTGCCGGATCGCATTCTCCTACTGGAGTTAGGAGCCACTATTATACTGGTAAAAACTATGCATCTTATTCCAATCCAACTGTAGATACATACATTGACGAAGCATTAGCAGCTACTTCTGTGGAAGCATCGTATCCGTTGTGGAAAAAAGCACAATGGGATGGTGCTGCAGGTGTGACTCCTCAAGCTGACTCCCCTTGGGTGTGGCTGGTGGAAATTAAACACATTTATTTCGTCAGAGAAAATCTCAATGTAATTGATAAGAAAATTCATCCTCATGGTTATGGCTGGACAATTGTTAATAATGTTCACCAATGGTCTTGGAAGTAATCGATAGATTAGCAAGTTATTTCTGTTCTATGGTACAGAAAAATAAGATGTTGTCTGTACCATAGGCTTATTCTTTTTTGAAAATGAGGTATTTCTTATGGATGTAGGACCTTATTCCGGCATTTTAAAATATATCGGAAAAAGTATAATCAAAATAATTTCACTGTTAATTGCCGTAAGTATTCTTTCTTTCATTCTGGTTTCAGTATCACCTGTCGATCCAGTTCGTGCATTCATTGGCGAAGTTGGTATGGCTAATATGAGTGCAGAAAATCTGGCTAAACTCGAAGCTTATTTTGGCGTAAATACACCGCCAATCGAAAGGTACTGGAATTGGTTTACCGATTTTATTCAGGGAGATATGGGAACATCGCTGCTTTACCGTCAGCCTGTTACCAGTGTTATCCATGTAAAATTTATGAATTCAATGGTTCTCATGACGACTGCATGGATTTTCTCGGGTTTCTTGGGATTCATATTTGGGATTGTTGCTGGCTTATATCGCGACCGATGGATCGATAAAGTAATTAAAGGCTACTCATTACTGATTGCCAGTATGCCAACTTTTTGGCTGGCATTGGTTTTAGTAATGATTTTTTCTGTATGGCTGCAGCTCTTGCCTATCGGATTGAGCGTGCCAATTGGGGTAAATGCCGCAGAAGTCTCCATTTTGGATAGCATAAAGCATTTGATTTTGCCTGCTTTAACGTTGAGTGTAATTGGAATTGCCAATATTACTCTGCACACCAGGGAGAAAATGATAGATATTATGGGGGAAGACTACATACTTTTTGCCAAAGCCCGGGGGAAAAGCAGAATTTCGATTATACGGAATCATGCCCTTCGTAATATTATGCTTCCAGCCATAACGCTGCAATTTGCATCTATCAGTGAAATTTTCGGCGGTTCTGTTCTGGTGGAACAAGTTTTTTCCTATCCGGGTTTAGGGAAAGCTGCTGTTTCTGCCGGTTTGGGCGGCGACGCGCCTCTTTTGCTTGGTATTGCAGTGATCAGCGCAGCATTAGTGTTTGGCGGTAATTTAATTGCCAATCTTTTATATGGGATTATTGACCCTAGAATAAGGCGGGGAAGCGCATATGAATAATACCGGTTCTGTAACTGTTTTGCAGAAATATCAAAGAAAACGATTGAATCAACGAGGCCAGACCCTTATGTATCTGACTTTTGGCAGTATCTTTTTATTGGCCATTACGGTGATTGGTACTTTGGTGGGAGATATAGCGATAACAACGAACTTTACCCAGAAAAATTTATTGCCGCATATGGCTCACCCCTTCGGTACCGACTGGCTGGGCAGAGACATGCTCGCCCGTACCTTGAAAGGGATGTCCATCAGTATTTATATTGGACTTTTTGCTTCGGTTATCAGTACTGTTATAGCAGCCATTTTGGGAGCGGCTGCCGCAACGTTAGGAAAAAAGGTAGATGCCGTCATAACCTGGTTTATCGACTTAGTGATGGGCATTCCTCACCTTTTACTGCTGATTTTGATTTCCTATGCTTTAGGAAGAGGCACATTTGGAGTGGTTGTCGCTGTTGCCATAAGCCACTGGCCGGTTTTGACCAGGATAATCCGGGGAGAAATCCTTCAGTTAAAAGAAGCAAATTATATAAAGATAGCCGGAAAGTTAGGGCAAAGCAAAATGAAAATCGTGGTGAAACATATGATTCCTCATGTATTGCCACAATTTCTGGTTGGGTTAGTGCTACTTTTTCCCCATGCCATTTTGCATGAAGCAGCTCTTACCTTTTTGGGTTTTGGCCTGCCGCCAGAACAGCCCGGTATTGGCATCATTTTGTCGGAAAGTATGAAGTATTTATCACTGGGGATGTGGTGGCTGGCACTTTTCCCTGGAATGGTCTTGATGACTGCAGTTTTACTTTTTGATTTGGTCGGAGGAAGTCTGCGCAAAATCATTGATCCTCATAGTGCCCAGGAGTAAGGAGGTAGAAGCGTTGTCCTGCATGAATCATAAATACATTTTACAGATTAAAAACTTGTCTGTTTCTTTTACGCAATATGAGAATGGATTGCGTAAAATTGATTTAAAAGTCATTCGAAATTTAAATGTTTCCGTGGGCGAGGGAGAGCTTGTTGCTGTGGTAGGGGCCAGTGGCTCGGGAAAGAGCCTGTTAGCTCATGCTATTTTGGGAATTTTGCCGCAGAACTGTGATGCTGAGGGCAATATTTGGTTTGAGGACGAATTGTTATCGCCAGAACGTATCAAGGAGCTGCGTGGGGAAAAAATCGTATTGGTTCCGCAGAGCGTGACCTATCTGGATCCTTTAGAAAAAGTTGGCAAGCAAGTGAGGAAAGAACAAAACGAAAAGAGTGTTCGCAAAAAACAAGAAGAACTGTTTGCTTTCTATAAGCTGTCACAAAACACCGCTGATCTGTATCCTTTTGAATTATCAGGCGGTATGGCACGAAGGGTTCTTCTCACTACCGCAATGATGGAAAGTCCGCGCTTGATCATAGCCGACGAACCTACGCCCGGTCTTCATTTAGAAGCAGCTAAAAAAGCCATGGGTCATTTTCGTGAATTTGCCGATAAAGGGAACGGTGTGCTTCTCATCACCCATGACATTGAATTAGCGTTAGAAGTAGCTGATCGTATTGCCGTTTTTTATGCAGGAACCACTGTGGAAGAGGCTCCAGTAGCAGACTTTCAATCAGACGATACCCTTCGGCACCCGTATACGAAAGCGTTGTGGCGAGCTTTACCTCAAAATGGTTTTCATCCTTTTCCCGGAAAGCAGCCATATGCGAAAGATATGCCCAACGGTTGTCCATTTGGTCCTCGATGTCCTCAGCTTACGCCGGAATGTGAAGGGAATATTCAGGAACAACTGATACGTTTCGGAAGGGTTCGCTGTATACATGCAAAGTGAGGAGTGAATGACAATGATTTTAGAGGCAAAGGGGATATCTTTCGGTTATAAAAAAGGCGTAAATATACTCGATCAGGTTCAGTTCACGGTAGAAAGTCATGAACGAGTCGGTATTGTGGCACCCAGCGGTTTTGGAAAAACTACGCTGTGCCAAATTTTAGCAGGCTATATAAAGCCTGCAAGTGGCCAGGT
Proteins encoded in this window:
- a CDS encoding ArsR/SmtB family transcription factor, translating into MNLTRVLKALGDETRLSIVSLLRVENLCVCEIEAIMQSSQSNVSRHLAKLRDAGIIYSEKKAQWVYYGINKDIIKKYSFIRTLLEEDLANHPQYQHDIEKLKIYREQNDECGALENTGA
- the arsD gene encoding arsenite efflux transporter metallochaperone ArsD gives rise to the protein MSKIEIFDPAMCCATGICGPGIDQELLRVATTINTLTKKGITVIRYGLSAEPQAFIDHKKVNEYLMKEEVEVLPITVVDGEVVKTREYPTQAEFAKWAGLPIEELASIVLEKQQGCCCDEGGCC
- the arsA gene encoding arsenical pump-driving ATPase, with the protein product MYKIFNPDTINLTKYLFFTGKGGVGKTSTACATAITLADQGKKVLLVSTDPASNLQDVFGIDLDSKGTPIQEVPNLVVANLNPEEAAKTYKESVIAPYKGKLPPSVIKNMEEQLSGSCTVEIAAFNEFSNFITDEKIQTEYDHIAFDTAPTGHTLRMLQLPSAWSNFISESTHGASCLGQLSGLESKKEVYKNAVNTLADGAKTTLILLARPEYSPLQEAERASKELQDLGVNNQLLVVNGVLELDVENDEVAEQLYAKQQGALENISEHLQGIQTYQIPLRAYNITGIKNIRMLLKEDYLETQSYKLNKEELPKVKELIEDLYRSQKRVIFTMGKGGVGKTTLAAAIAIGLAAKGIKVHLTTTDPADHLKFVVEEGHGIRLSKIDEKEELRNYTETVLAKARETMKEEDIAYVEEDLRSPCTQEIAVFRAFAEIVDKADDEVVVIDTAPTGHTLLLLDATQSYHKEIQKSHGDIPESVKKLLPRLRDKKETEVVIVTLPEATPVYEAMRLQDDLKRAGIHNKWWVINASLLMTNTQSPLLKTKSLHEIPWINKVDEIAQGNFAVIPWKAEEIKGEKLAELIT
- the scpB gene encoding methylmalonyl-CoA decarboxylase codes for the protein MSLVKVEFSEKVGIITLNNTQKLNALSAQLVDDIIEALDNFQKQKIHIIILRAPEGSKVWSAGHDVKELPSKMRDPLSYYDSLEVLLRAVEEYPGPVIAMVHGSVWGGACDLIMTCDMVIADKTANFAMTPAKLGVPYNSTGILHFMNRLPINIAKEMFFTAELVPAERALNVGIINHLVAEEELLSFTLNLAATISTRSMLSIAVIKEQFRVLSKAYAITPSAFERVQGMRRKVYDSHDYEEAITAFLEKRPANFKGE
- a CDS encoding ABC transporter substrate-binding protein, giving the protein MKNKRILALCLIVTFLFTLVGCGKADKTDAGTAAKDSVVIAMDAESEPAAGFDPIMGWAAGEHTHDPLIQSTLLITKDDITIGYDLAKEYTISPDGLTWTFKIRSDVKFTDGVPLTAKDVAFTYNNAMKQATETDLSMLKSVEAIDDTTAVFHFNTPYSAFAYTAAVVGIVPEHAYHAATYGKNPIGSGRYILKQWDKGQQVILEANPNYYGEKPKMKKVSIVFMSEDASYAAAQGGQVDVAYTAPSYTVNPIKGYNILAFNTEDIRGLNLPAVPAGNKTPAKRNGETYPAGNNVTSHLAIRQAIACAIDREAIVKNVLNGYGSVAYSDSVNEPWENEAMKVAYDPAKAKTILEADGWRLNAEGIYEKQGLKAEFDLLYISSNSVRTGIAMAVKEMLKPVGIKVNPMGSSWDQIATLCYATPHVFGAGSHSPTGVRSHYYTGKNYASYSNPTVDTYIDEALAATSVEASYPLWKKAQWDGAAGVTPQADSPWVWLVEIKHIYFVRENLNVIDKKIHPHGYGWTIVNNVHQWSWK
- a CDS encoding ABC transporter permease — protein: MDVGPYSGILKYIGKSIIKIISLLIAVSILSFILVSVSPVDPVRAFIGEVGMANMSAENLAKLEAYFGVNTPPIERYWNWFTDFIQGDMGTSLLYRQPVTSVIHVKFMNSMVLMTTAWIFSGFLGFIFGIVAGLYRDRWIDKVIKGYSLLIASMPTFWLALVLVMIFSVWLQLLPIGLSVPIGVNAAEVSILDSIKHLILPALTLSVIGIANITLHTREKMIDIMGEDYILFAKARGKSRISIIRNHALRNIMLPAITLQFASISEIFGGSVLVEQVFSYPGLGKAAVSAGLGGDAPLLLGIAVISAALVFGGNLIANLLYGIIDPRIRRGSAYE
- a CDS encoding ABC transporter permease, which produces MNNTGSVTVLQKYQRKRLNQRGQTLMYLTFGSIFLLAITVIGTLVGDIAITTNFTQKNLLPHMAHPFGTDWLGRDMLARTLKGMSISIYIGLFASVISTVIAAILGAAAATLGKKVDAVITWFIDLVMGIPHLLLLILISYALGRGTFGVVVAVAISHWPVLTRIIRGEILQLKEANYIKIAGKLGQSKMKIVVKHMIPHVLPQFLVGLVLLFPHAILHEAALTFLGFGLPPEQPGIGIILSESMKYLSLGMWWLALFPGMVLMTAVLLFDLVGGSLRKIIDPHSAQE
- a CDS encoding ABC transporter ATP-binding protein, which encodes MSCMNHKYILQIKNLSVSFTQYENGLRKIDLKVIRNLNVSVGEGELVAVVGASGSGKSLLAHAILGILPQNCDAEGNIWFEDELLSPERIKELRGEKIVLVPQSVTYLDPLEKVGKQVRKEQNEKSVRKKQEELFAFYKLSQNTADLYPFELSGGMARRVLLTTAMMESPRLIIADEPTPGLHLEAAKKAMGHFREFADKGNGVLLITHDIELALEVADRIAVFYAGTTVEEAPVADFQSDDTLRHPYTKALWRALPQNGFHPFPGKQPYAKDMPNGCPFGPRCPQLTPECEGNIQEQLIRFGRVRCIHAK